From a single Cydia amplana chromosome 10, ilCydAmpl1.1, whole genome shotgun sequence genomic region:
- the LOC134651377 gene encoding acetyl-CoA acetyltransferase, mitochondrial, with amino-acid sequence MLILKGTSLISVKICAPRKFLLAMAAYSSKVSLNEVVIASAVRTPIGSFRGSLASLSASELGAMAVKSAIERAGIPKEEVKEVYIGNVCSANLGQAPARQAVIFAGLPKSTICTTVNKVCSSGMKSIMLAAQGLQTGAQDVMVAGGMESMSNVPFYLKRGETSYGGMQLVDGIVHDGLTDVYNKFHMGNCAENTAKKMNISRQDQDDYAISSYKKSAAAYETKAFADELVPVPVPQKRGAPPVIFAEDEEYKRVNFEKFNKLATVFQRENGTVTAGNASTLNDGAAALVLMTREAAERLKVTPIARVVGFADGECDPIDFPIAPAVAIPKLLEKTGVKKEDVALWEINEAFSVVAVANKKLLDIDASKINVHGGAVSLGHPIGMSGARIVVHLCHALKKGEKGVASICNGGGGASSIMIEKL; translated from the exons ATGCTTATCCTAAAAGGGACTAGTTTGATCAGCGTTAAAATATGTGCGCCGCGAAAG TTTCTGCTGGCCATGGCGGCGTATTCGTCGAAAGTGTCTCTAAATGAAGTGGTGATAGCTTCGGCGGTGAGGACTCCTATAGGGTCCTTCCGCGGCAGCCTAGCGAGCCTGTCGGCCTCCGAGCTGGGCGCCATGGCCGTGAAGTCGGCGATCGAACGAGCCGGCATTCCCAAGGAGGAAGTCAAAGAG GTATACATCGGTAATGTTTGCTCTGCTAACCTCGGACAGGCACCCGCCCGGCAAGCTGTCATCTTCGCCGGTCTGCCCAAGAGCACAATCTGCACCACCGTCAACAAAGTATGCTCCTCCGGCATGAAATCCATCATGCTAGCGGCCCAAGGCCTCCAGACCGGGGCCCAAGATGTCATGGTCGCTGGAGGCATGGAGTCCATGTCCAATGTACCTTTCTACTTGAAGCGCGGAGAAACCTCATACGGTGGCATGCAGCTAGTCGACGGTATAGTCCATGACGGCCTCACTGATGTATACAACAAATTCCATATGGGCAACTGCGCAGAAAACACAGCCAAGAAAATGAACATCTCAAGGCAAGATCAAGATGACTACGCTATTTCAAGTTATAAGAAGAGTGCTGCCGCTTACGAAACTAAGGCATTCGCCGATGAATTAGTCCCAGTCCCCGTACCACAAAAGAGAGGCGCACCGCCTGTCATTTTCGCAGAAGATGAGGAATATAAAAGAGTCAACTTTGAGAAGTTTAACAAGTTAGCGACAGTTTTCCAGAGAGAAAACGGTACAGTTACCGCCGGTAACGCCTCTACTCTAAACGATGGTGCCGCAGCTCTAGTTTTGATGACCAGAGAGGCAGCGGAAAGATTAAAAGTGACACCTATAGCTCGTGTAGTTGGCTTTGCCGATGGTGAATGTGATCCTATCGACTTCCCTATCGCGCCTGCAGTTGCTATCCCTAAGTTATTAGAGAAAACTGGTGTTAAGAAGGAAGATGTAGCGCTATGGGAGATTAATGAAGCTTTCAGTGTAGTTGCTGTTGCGAATAAGAAGTTGCTTGATATTGATGCTTCTAAGATTAATGTTCATGGGGGAGCGGTGAGTCTTGGCCACCCTATTGGCATGTCTGGAGCACGTATTGTGGTCCACTTGTGCCACGCTCTTAAAAAGGGAGAAAAAGGTGTGGCATCCATTTGCAATGGAGGTGGCGGCGCGTCGTCTATTATGATCGAGAAATTGTAA